Proteins from one Candida orthopsilosis Co 90-125, chromosome 2 draft sequence genomic window:
- a CDS encoding Ste3 protein (protein similar to S. cerevisiae Ste3p, the receptor for a-factor mating pheromone) codes for MNSKAAGTAAFSFIAFVLLIPPFSWHLKSRNVPAILLVTWLLLVNLIGLINTLIWSGENFDTVYDGQGWCDITTKVEAASSLGKLCAIACLSMNLYFILCAKNPLFMDSRNWRKICIDSAICLVTPGLIMVFIYIAQARRYAIVRYQGCVTVFSPTNATIGLYLIWPLIWSFVALFFAVLTLYKYFQKRKDVKDILKCTNSGLNLRRFARLLIFSFLIVFALTPLSIYYFAQKVSYTQYPFHWIEVHSSDWGDIYYADFGFFAVIDRLVNSALSVVAFLLFGLGTDALKMYRSFLGLGHKESGEPLSKETTYTHNATPTKLLSNKSQFSDRTNYSEPTSLDEFGRVMQELGIVDETASELESGRVKQSFPKKIVNVGVLEIEDFSSNGDFLYKYEVTQKK; via the coding sequence ATGAATTCAAAAGCAGCTGGTACTGCAGCTTTTAGTTTCattgcttttgttttgttaaTTCCACCATTTTCATGGCACCTCAAGTCAAGGAACGTGCCAgcaattttgttggtgaCATGGTTGTTACTAGTAAACTTGATTGGGCTTATCAATACACTCATTTGGAGTGGAGAGAATTTTGATACTGTTTACGATGGTCAAGGTTGGTGTGATATCACCACAAAGGTTGAAGCAGCATCATCGCTTGGAAAATTATGTGCCATCGCATGTCTCTCAATGAACTTGTACTTTATCTTGTGTGCAAAGAATCCACTCTTTATGGACAGTAGAAATTGGAGAAAGATTTGTATTGACCTGGCAATTTGTCTTGTTACTCCCGGTTTGATTATGGTTTTTATTTATATTGCCCAAGCAAGACGTTACGCGATTGTTAGATACCAGGGATGCGTCACAGTGTTTTCACCAACAAATGCAACTATTGGCTTGTACCTCATCTGGCCATTGATTTGGAGTTTTGttgctttgttttttgCAGTGTTGACGTTGTACAAGTACtttcaaaagagaaaagacGTCAAGGATATTCTCAAATGTACAAATTCAGGTTTAAACTTGAGACGGTTTGCCAGGCTTTTGATATTTAGCTTCTTGATTGTGTTTGCATTGACGCCGCTTTCCATTTACTATTTTGCTCAGAAAGTGTCTTACACACAATACCCTTTCCATTGGATTGAGGTACACAGTTCAGACTGGGGAGATATTTACTATGCAgattttggtttctttgCTGTCATTGATAGGTTGGTGAACTCAGCCTTATCAGTTGTGGCGTTCCTTTTGTTTGGTTTGGGAACGGATGCATTGAAGATGTACAGGTCCTTCCTAGGATTGGGTCATAAAGAATCTGGTGAACCATTATCGAAAGAAACGACTTATACCCATAATGCTACGCCAACAAAGCTTTTATCCAACAAGTCCCAATTCAGTGATCGTACAAATTACAGTGAACCAACATCCTTGGACGAATTTGGTCGGGTGATGCAGGAATTAGGAATAGTTGACGAAACTGCACTGGAATTGGAATCGGGTAGAGTGAAACAAAGCTTCCCCAAGAAAATAGTCAACGTTGGAGTTCTTGAAATCGAAGATTTTAGCTCAAATGGAGATTTTTTATATAAGTATGAAGTTACACAGAAAAAGTAG
- a CDS encoding Das2 protein (S. cerevisiae homolog DAS2 localizes to cytoplasm, nucleus), whose translation MSEPLSTSILVLLGGGHAAGKRTAALSIKEQLQSMVMESPIDVQVIDMNEYTDHEQSSVDPSQFSSSKSAAITVRKEDKHKFPVLKPSRFNFEKLKHDLKVLDQANTTQKVVLVHGLYALYDKDLREMAHIKVFIDSDADTRLIRWIRRDVLEGKTENLETVINAYLLGARVEMSDYIFPTKEFCDVIMPKGPEPNSVSLVIDGILLYVPKNNQPQRTDLPSNYLRPSEIGNFEKEKFDIQKNKFYQLN comes from the coding sequence ATGAGTGAGCCACTTTCAACGTCCATCTTGGTACTATTAGGCGGTGGCCATGCAGCGGGAAAGAGGACTGCAGCTCTATCTATTAAAGAGCAGCTTCAGTCAATGGTCATGGAATCACCAATTGATGTGCAAGTAATTGATATGAATGAGTACACTGATCATGAACAATCATCTGTTGATCCCAGCCAATTCTCAAGTTCCAAGTCTGCAGCGATCACAGTCAGAAAGGAAGACAAACACAAGTTTCCAGTTTTGAAACCGTCtagattcaattttgaaaagctAAAACACGATTTGAAGGTACTAGATCAAGCAAATACGACTCAGAAAGTAGTGTTGGTGCATGGGTTGTACGCTCTTTACGACAAAGACCTACGAGAAATGGCTCACATCAAAGTATTTATAGATAGTGACGCAGATACACGGTTGATTCGCTGGATCAGAAGAGATGTACTTGAGGGGAAGACCGAAAATTTAGAGACAGTAATCAATGCTTACTTGTTGGGAGCTCGGGTTGAGATGAGTGATTACATCTTTCCTACAAAAGAATTCTGTGACGTTATTATGCCAAAGGGTCCCGAACCAAACTCTGTCAGCTTAGTAATTGATGGAATTTTACTTTACGTGCCAAAGAATAATCAGCCTCAACGCACAGATCTTCCCTCAAACTATCTAAGACCAAGTGAGATTGGAAACTTTGAAAAGGAGAAGTTTGATATTCAGAAAAACAAGTTCTACCAGTTGAACTAG
- a CDS encoding Fal1 protein (S. cerevisiae homolog FAL1 has role in of SSU-rRNA from tricistronic rRNA transcript (SSU-rRNA, 5.8S rRNA, LSU-rRNA)) codes for MDEFDRDIDKELEFSHKSTKGIKVHRTFESMKLKPELLKGIYAYGFEAPSAIQSRAIMQIIAGRDTIAQAQSGTGKTATFSIGMLEAIDSKSKDCQALILSPTRELAIQIQNVVQHLGDYMNIHTYACIGGKNVGMDIKKLQQGQQVVSGTPGRVLDIIRRRNLSTRHIKILILDEADELFTKGFKEQIYEIYKQLPYDTQVVVVSATLPPEVLEMTSKFTTDPVKILVKRDDVSLVGIKQYYVQCEQEDWKFDTLCDLYDNLTITQAVIFCNTKMKVNWLTDQMRKQNFVVSSMHGDMKQDERDSIMSDFRTGNSRVLISTDVWARGIDVQQISLVINYDLPNDKENYIHRIGRSGRFGRKGTAINLITRGDLPTMREIESYYSTRIREMPMNINDVM; via the coding sequence ATGGATGAGTTTGACAGAGATATTGATAAGGAGTTGGAATTTAGtcataaatcaacaaaggGGATCAAGGTTCACCGTACTTTTGAAAGTATGAAACTCAAACCTGAACTATTAAAAGGTATTTATGCATACGGTTTTGAAGCCCCATCGGCAATCCAATCCAGGGCAATTATGCAAATTATAGCTGGTCGGGATACAATTGCTCAAGCACAATCAGGAACTGGTAAAACTGCTACATTCTCAATTGGTATGTTGGAAGCCATTGACTCGAAATCGAAAGATTGTCAGGCATTAATATTATCACCAACAAGAGAGTTGGCTATTCAGATTCAAAATGTTGTACAGCATCTTGGTGATTATATGAATATTCATACATACGCTTGCATAGGAGGTAAGAATGTGGGAATGGATATTAAAAAGCTACAACAAGGCCAACAAGTTGTTAGTGGAACTCCAGGTAGAGTATTGGATATCATTAGGCGAAGAAATCTCTCCACAAGGCATATAAAGATTTTGATCCTAGATGAGGCAGATGAGCTATTTACGAAAGGCTTCAAAGAACAGATATATGAAATCTACAAACAACTTCCATATGATACGCAAGTTGTGGTAGTTAGTGCTACCTTACCACCAGAAGTTTTGGAGATGACGAGCAAATTCACCACCGACCCTGTGAAGATTTTAGTCAAGCGAGACGATGTATCTTTAGTGGGTATCAAACAGTACTATGTGCAATGTGAACAAGAAGATTGGAAGTTTGATACCTTGTGTGACCTTTACGACAACCTAACCATCACACAAGCCGTCATATTCTGCAATACAAAGATGAAGGTTAATTGGCTCACCGATCAAATGAGGAAACAAAACTTTGTAGTGCTGTCTATGCACGGAGACATGAAACAAGATGAAAGGGACTCGATTATGAGTGACTTTAGAACAGGCAATTCACgtgttttgatttcaactGATGTCTGGGCTAGAGGTATCGATGTGCAACAAATATCTTTAGTGATAAACTAtgatttaccaaatgacaaagaaaattacATTCACAGAATAGGTCGATCGGGAAGGTTTGGTAGAAAAGGTACAGCAATAAACTTGATAACCAGGGGTGACCTACCCACAATGAGGGAGATTGAAAGCTATTACTCAACAAGGATCAGGGAGATGCCCATGAACATTAATGATGTTATGTAA
- a CDS encoding karyopherin beta — protein sequence MDSQFVGSLEETLKQTLTPDSSVIKQASQRLSKEFYPNPQALPALLQILQQSNQDEVKQLAAVEARKLVADNWGSVDTSLKSSIRDSLLKSTFNEQNKRLRNVSAYLIAALAETDLDANEWQDLLPTLISAIQGDNARVKEVATFTLYALLNSEISALLPHIDDFVSLFGNLIRDPSSKDVRVYSVLSLDALSQILENDEEASDQVVENFKATVPGMVEVLKEVVTSDDTESAQQVFSVFNSLVLTDSKLMGDHLVNLIKMISEMVANTQLDEEYRIFGLQFLISCVSYRKSKITANKLGPQLTMVGLKVASEEIDVEDELENEDEENENEENSPPSLALRLLAVLGAELPPSQVIDPLFDALDPLLTSTNEFERRAGILAIGVCSAGAPDYISLRIQKIIPALVNGMKDSQLVVRVAALRTLSQLTAELQDIVTDYHEELLPLIIEIIDSASSVMAYKYGCIALDGLIEFMSHDAMGKYIEPLMHKLFYMLQQANTATLKTAIVSAIGSTAFASGKGFTPYFEASIKQLEPFISNSASVEGMSEDDIELRATTFENISTMARAVGSAAFSSYAKPLVEAAYTSLNSEHPRIRESGFAFIANMAKVYGAEFSGFLDQIVPQILTCLAQEEFTFNVEEGEDGEVDLAADDEDDDPLKVHTGITIEKEIASVALGELAIGTGKEFFKYVEPSLTALVEQVENSFGMREAALNCVFKIVKAMFVAVQGEDFKAPKGVPQQAYVDSNILALIKQVRDLAIPLLEAEFESTMVACILDSVADALHVMGAIFIMDNAADTSSLEQLCFSLMNLLKKEHPCQLEEEEMPEEEDSSETDVLLNEAALEVLVNLSIALEGDFAKIFASFKDPILTKFNSKSKPTKVGSIGAIAEMVGGMKTANPFSAELLPIFVDKLANDKSIEVKGNAAYGIGLIVEYSPVDLSSSYPQILELLFHLLNKTDKKASSADDEEAKDVVNRSYANACGCVARLILKNQQAVPLEHVVSPLLEHLPLETGFEENTPIFEAIIKLYESGNESIVSQTPKVVEIFAGVFKAEEERIKLINESTLGREENIDARKQFSSEALKLKVVELLKFLNQKYDGVVSSNETLKAVIQ from the coding sequence ATGGATTCACAATTTGTAGGGTCATTAGAAGAGACCTTAAAGCAAACTTTGACACCAGACTCTTCGGTGATCAAGCAGGCTTCACAAAGATTGAGTAAGGAATTTTACCCCAATCCTCAAGCATTACCCGCATTATTGCAAATCTTACAGCAATCCAATCAAGATGAGGTTAAACAATTAGCTGCTGTCGAGGCTAGGAAGTTGGTTGCTGACAATTGGGGATCTGTTGATACctctttgaaatcaagtATTAGGGATtcacttttgaaaagtacTTTCaatgaacaaaacaaacGTCTTAGGAATGTGTCTGCGTATTTAATTGCTGCTCTTGCAGAAACAGACTTGGACGCTAATGAGTGGCAAGACTTGTTACCTACTTTGATTAGTGCCATTCAGGGGGATAATGCAAGGGTCAAAGAGGTTGCTACTTTTACCCTTTATGCCTTGTTGAATTCGGAAATTTCAGCTTTGTTACCTCATATTGATGACTTTGTTTCCTTGTTTGGTAACTTAATCAGAGACCCATCGTCAAAGGATGTTAGAGTATATTCTGTTTTATCTTTGGACGCACTTTCtcaaattcttgaaaatgatgaggAAGCTTCAGATCAAGTTGTTGAGAATTTTAAGGCAACGGTGCCCGGCATGGTCgaagttttgaaagaagTGGTGACTTCCGATGACACAGAACTGGCTCAACAAGTTTTTAGTGTCTTCAACAGTCTAGTGCTCACGGACTCAAAATTAATGGGTGATCATTTGGTTAACTTGATCAAGATGATTAGTGAAATGGTTGCAAACACTCAATTGGATGAGGAATATAGAATTTTCGGTTTGCAATTTTTAATCTCATGTGTGTCATATAGAAAGTCCAAGATCACTGCCAACAAATTAGGTCCACAACTTACCATGGTGGGTTTGAAAGTTGCATCCGAAGAAATCGATGTCGAGGAcgaattggaaaatgaagatgaagaaaacgAAAATGAGGAGAATTCACCACCTTCTTTGGCATTGAGATTGCTTGCTGTTTTGGGTGCTGAGTTACCACCATCTCAAGTTATTGATCCATTATTTGACGCTCTTGATCCATTATTGACATCTacaaatgaatttgaaagacGTGCAGGTATATTAGCCATTGGTGTCTGTTCTGCAGGAGCCCCTGACTACATTTCGCTCAGAATCCAAAAGATCATTCCAGCTTTGGTCAACGGAATGAAGGACTCACAGCTTGTTGTGAGAGTTGCTGCTCTTAGAACTTTGTCCCAATTGACTGCAGAGCTTCAAGATATTGTCACCGATTACCATGAAGAGTTGTTGCCATTgattattgaaatcatcGATTCGGCATCGTCAGTTATGGCGTACAAATATGGGTGTATTGCCTTGGATGGTTTGATTGAGTTTATGAGCCACGATGCTATGGGTAAATACATTGAACCTTTGATGCACAAATTGTTCTACATGTTGCAACAAGCAAATACTGCCACTTTAAAAACTGCCATCGTTTCAGCCATTGGTTCAACTGCATTTGCAAGTGGTAAAGGCTTTACTCCATATTTCGAAGCTTCAATCAAGCAATTGGAACCATtcatttccaattcagCTTCCGTGGAAGGAATGAGTGAAGATGACATAGAATTGAGAGCAACTACATTCGAGAATATTTCCACTATGGCTAGAGCTGTTGGTTCTGCTGCATTCTCTTCATATGCTAAGCCATTAGTTGAAGCAGCTTACACATCTTTGAATTCTGAGCATCCTAGAATTAGAGAGTCCGGGTTTGCTTTCATTGCTAATATGGCAAAGGTTTATGGTGCAGAATTTTCTGGATTCTTGGATCAAATCGTACCTCAAATATTGACATGTTTGGCTCAAGAAGAGTTCACTTTTAATGTCGAGGAAGGTGAAGATGGAGAGGTTGATCTTGCCgcagatgatgaagatgacgatCCATTGAAAGTCCACACTGGTATCACCatagaaaaagaaattgcaTCCGTAGCTCTTGGTGAGTTGGCCATTGGAACAGGAAAAGAATTCTTTAAATACGTCGAACCTTCATTAACTGCTTTGgttgaacaagttgaaaactCGTTTGGTATGAGAGAAGCTGCTTTAAACTGtgtattcaaaattgtcaagGCCATGTTTGTTGCTGTACAAGGTGAGGATTTCAAAGCTCCAAAAGGTGTTCCACAACAAGCATATGTTGACTCTAACATTTTGGCCCTTATCAAACAGGTGAGAGATTTGGCAATTCCGCTTTTGGAAGCAGAGTTTGAGTCTACTATGGTAGCATGTATTCTTGATAGTGTTGCGGATGCTTTGCATGTAATGGGTGCTATATTCATAATGGACAACGCCGCGGACACATCCAGCTTGGAACAATTGTGCTTctcattgatgaatttgttgaaaaaagagCACCCTTGTCAGTTAGAAGAGGAAGAGATGccagaagaagaagattcaTCTGAAACTGACGTTTTGCTCAACGAAGCCGCATTAGAAGTATTGGTTAACTTATCCATTGCTTTAGAAGGAGATTTTGCAAAGATTTTTGCATCATTCAAAGACCCAATTTTGACCAAATTCAATAGCAAATCGAAGCCAACCAAAGTTGGATCCATTGGTGCAATAGCTGAGATGGTTGGTGGTATGAAAACTGCCAATCCATTTTCGGCCGAATTGCTTCCAATATTCGTTGACAAGCTTGCCAATGACAAGTCTATTGAGGTCAAGGGAAATGCTGCATATGGTATAGGTTTGATTGTTGAGTATAGTCCAGTCGACTTATCATCCAGCTACCCTCAAATACTTGAATTACTTTTCCATCTATTGAATAAAACTGACAAAAAAGCAAGTTCTGCCGATGACGAAGAGGCTAAAGATGTTGTCAATCGTTCATATGCTAATGCCTGTGGTTGTGTTGCCAGGTTAatcttgaaaaatcaacaagCCGTTCCTTTAGAACACGTTGTTAGTCCATTGTTGGAACATCTTCCATTGGAAACtggatttgaagaaaacaCACCAATTTTCGAAGCTATTATCAAGTTATATGAGTCTGGTAATGAAAGTATTGTATCGCAAACTCCAAAAGTTGTTGAGATATTTGCAGGCGTTTTCAAAGCCGAAGAGGAGAGAATTAAGTTGATTAATGAAAGTACGTTGGGAAGGGAGGAAAATATTGATGCAAGGAAACAATTTTCATCTGAAGCATTGAAATTAAAGGTTGTTGAacttttgaagtttttgaatcaaaagtaTGACGGTGTAGTCTCTTCAAACGAGACCTTGAAAGCAGTTATACAATAA
- a CDS encoding Pet112 protein (S. cerevisiae homolog PET112 has glutaminyl-tRNA synthase (glutamine-hydrolyzing) activity and has role in glutaminyl-tRNAGln biosynthesis via transamidation, mitochondrial translation), translating to MLRRLTTSATESFRLYPEYKFKCGVEIHTQLKTKYKLFSLSQTGFNDNCNTKVSYFDLGLPGTQPKLNPEALYLALKASVALNMKIQPFSKFDRKHYFYPDQPLGYQITQHFHPLANDGVLELNEFDNASGQIEIETVQLEQDTGKKFGDIIDFNRAGTPLIEVVTKPDFQDINQVYAFIKKYQLLVRHLGICSGDLETGAIRVDVNLSVNDNPRVELKNLGTTGDIVNALKYEYMEQVRRLRTGESIIQETKSWDGYTTKASRSKENAVDYRYVPDSELPSIYLSVDIGDEIKASMPEYPDQLLSRLTSEPYNLQLAHAKNLLAEPEHLHYYQTFFEKFNLPGANKWMFQELITAFSKLDKDFDVNVISPDALVEIAKSDYSLVSKRLILRNIVENQVPLEKAIADLNLASDAQTINVNELCSEIVKLNPDVVKRIQDGYKNAIQVLVGKAMKVTKGKVHAKVIKDTFDKLL from the coding sequence ATGCTTCGACGATTAACAACCTCAGCAACTGAGTCTTTTAGACTATACCCCGAgtacaaattcaaatgtggAGTGGAAATCCATACCCAGTTGAAAACCAAGTACAAGCTTTTTTCACTATCGCAAACTGGGTTCAATGATAATTGTAATACAAAAGTGAGTTACTTCGACCTTGGGCTACCAGGAACTCAACCCAAGTTGAACCCAGAGGCTTTGTATTTAGCTCTCAAGGCTAGTGTGGCATTAAATATGAAAATACAACCCTTTTCTAAATTCGATAGAAAACATTACTTTTACCCTGACCAGCCATTGGGCTATCAAATCACACAACATTTTCATCCGTTGGCTAATGATGGAGTTTTGGAgttgaatgaatttgacaACGCACTGGGGcagattgaaattgaaacagtACAATTGGAACAAGACACTGGGAAAAAATTTGGAGATATTATAGACTTTAATAGAGCTGGTACTCCATTGATTGAGGTTGTTACAAAGCCCGATTTTCAAGATATAAATCAGGTCTATGCTTTCATAAAAAAGTATCAGTTGCTTGTACGCCATCTAGGAATTTGTAGTGGGGACCTTGAAACGGGGGCTATCAGAGTAGATGTCAATCTCAGTGTCAATGATAATCCAAGAGTTGAGTTAAAGAATTTGGGTACTACTGGTGATATAGTGAATGCTTTGAAATACGAGTACATGGAACAGGTAAGGCGTCTACGTACTGGTGAATCGATCATACAAGAAACAAAGTCTTGGGATGGATATACAACAAAGGCATCACGAAGTAAGGAAAATGCGGTGGATTATAGGTATGTTCCAGACTCAGAACTACCTAGTATATACTTGAGTGTTGACATAggtgatgaaatcaaagctTCAATGCCAGAATACCCTGATCAACTTTTGTCACGTTTAACCTCCGAACCTtacaatttacaattggCGCATGCTAAGAATTTGCTTGCGGAACCAGAACATTTGCACTACTATCAAaccttttttgaaaagtttaatcTCCCAGGTGCAAACAAGTGGATGTTTCAAGAGTTAATCACTGCATTTTCCAAGCTCgataaagattttgatgtCAACGTGATTAGCCCCGATGCATTGGTAGAAATTGCTAAATCAGACTACTCTTTAGTATCAAAGAGATTAATCTTGAGAAATATAGTTGAGAACCAGGTTCCTTTAGAAAAAGCGATTGCCGATTTGAATTTAGCATCAGACGCACAGACTATAAATGTTAACGAATTGTGTCTGGAAATTGTCAAGTTGAATCCTGATGTGGTAAAAAGAATACAAGATGGTTACAAGAATGCAATACAGGTTCTCGTCGGTAAAGCAATGAAGGTTACTAAAGGTAAAGTACACGCCAAGGTAATCAAAGACACATTCGATAAACTCCTATAA
- a CDS encoding Pol32 protein: protein MPSQDPMTMEAPITEVEYLASEVILNSNPVSYHKFSRQLSIPISQAKKTLYEYYTKNKEQVSASFVIIGVNKDGIKAISYSENEEKLKHEVEKFKSITTIHVFCVMKKDLNVTKNEIALEELKIKSQLSKVQEYEKNGIIIGPRINTESIKNEPESTSTQPTTSSSIRKSEDKKKPQETKSSGLSSSYVSRKQQSQQTKPSYTSRKQESTTAKNRASTEPATPSYQYRSRKLEQKQPKERIIMGNLHKDQDDDNADDDLESKREQAPPPTTDLEKIFDEDDTFQFSDEDDAVANDKDIVESKLTDSREAAIESQEEEQSKQEDEVEAEPANDQHEEHLFVEEEKDEDVEGDDMVTVKEVDEDGYTVTKRKPKSVIKPVSKPTVAKRATPTTSKVKKPNTDGKKKTQTSLMSFFGKK, encoded by the coding sequence ATGCCAAGTCAAGACCCCATGACGATGGAAGCACCCATAACCGAAGTTGAGTATTTGGCTAGTGAAGTCATTCTCAACTCCAACCCAGTGTCATATCACAAGTTTTCTCGTCAGTTAAGTATACCCATATCGCAGGCTAAAAAGACATTGTATGAGTACTACACCAAGAATAAAGAACAAGTCTCAGCTTCGTTTGTTATCATTGGAGTGAATAAAGATGGTATCAAAGCTATAAGTTATTCTGAAAATGAAGAGAAACTTAAACACGAAGTGGAAAAGTTCAAAAGTATAACAACCATTCACGTATTTTGcgtgatgaagaaggattTGAATGTTACAAAGAATGAGATTGCTTtagaagaattgaaaatcaaaagcCAATTGAGCAAAGTGCAAGAGTACGAAAAGAATGGAATTATCATTGGACCCAGAATTAATACGGAATCAATTAAGAATGAGCCCgaatcaacatcaacacaACCGACCACTTCATCCTCAATACGAAAATCAGAAGACAAGAAAAAACCACAAGAGACCAAGAGTTCTGGATTATCCTCATCCTATGTCTCTAGAAAACAACAGAGTCAGCAAACTAAACCCCTGTACACATCACGTAAACAAGAATCGACCACTGCCAAGAATAGAGCGCTGACTGAGCCTGCGACACCTTCGTACCAATACAGATCTCGTAAACTAGAGCAAaaacaaccaaaagaaagaatAATCATGGGGAATTTGCATAAAGAtcaagatgatgataatgctgatgatgatctAGAATCCAAACGAGAACAAGCTCCTCCCCCAACGACGGACTTGGAAAAGATATtcgatgaagatgatacGTTTCAATTCAGTGATGAAGACGATGCCGTGGCTAATGACAAggacattgttgaatcaaaacTAACGGATTCTCGTGAAGCGGCAATTGAGCTGCAAGAAGAGGAACAATCGAAGCAAGaggatgaagttgaagcCGAGCCAGCAAATGACCAACACGAGGAGCActtatttgttgaagaagagaaggaCGAAGACGTTGAAGGCGATGATATGGTGACAGTTAAGGAAGTGGATGAAGATGGGTACACAGTCACCAAACGCAAACCTAAATCAGTGATTAAACCAGTGAGTAAACCAACAGTTGCCAAGCGCGCAActccaacaacttcaaagGTAAAGAAGCCCAATACTGACggcaaaaagaaaacgCAGACTTCATTGATGAGCTTTTTTGGGAAGAAATGA